From a single Pirellulales bacterium genomic region:
- a CDS encoding helix-turn-helix transcriptional regulator, whose protein sequence is MNTKKTNPAFLNGVPEMLILQLLDERPMYGYELVQAIRRATGDRLEFGEGCVYPILHRLEAQQLLAAQRQAVAGRDRVVYHMTRSGRQQLARSVLDWQRVVAAVAECLQGGERVRPKLA, encoded by the coding sequence ATGAATACGAAGAAGACGAATCCGGCATTTCTGAACGGCGTGCCGGAGATGCTGATCCTGCAACTGCTCGACGAGCGCCCCATGTATGGCTACGAGCTGGTGCAGGCCATTCGCCGCGCCACGGGCGATCGCCTGGAGTTCGGCGAAGGCTGTGTGTATCCCATTTTGCACCGACTCGAAGCGCAACAGTTGCTGGCTGCCCAGCGGCAAGCCGTAGCTGGCCGCGATCGGGTGGTTTACCACATGACTCGTTCAGGACGCCAACAGCTCGCCCGCAGCGTGCTCGATTGGCAGCGTGTCGTGGCGGCGGTGGCCGAATGCTTGCAAGGAGGCGAGCGTGTACGACCGAAGCTGGCTTGA
- a CDS encoding ThuA domain-containing protein produces the protein MTTRIVLAFAALLLLSSVATSADKKHLLLIGQKRDNHPPTTHEFMAGLRVLAKCLEPFDTIDVRTIQADEPCPEAADLIRRSDAIVLFVCEGAQWMGNDPRRQEAIAQLAARGGGLTALHWGIGCREQQFVAPFTQLFGACHGGPDRRYEKLDTRLRPADPTHPIARGLEPIDIHDEFYFRLKRPQGDSQPQALLTAAIDGQDETVSVAWQRPDGGRSFGFTGLHFHDNWRQQFYRRLVTQGVLWTLKVDIPTTGINVDVPEDVLKLE, from the coding sequence ATGACCACGCGGATTGTCCTGGCTTTTGCTGCGCTCCTGTTACTGTCGAGCGTGGCAACCTCGGCGGATAAAAAGCATCTTTTGTTGATCGGCCAAAAACGAGACAATCACCCGCCGACCACGCACGAGTTCATGGCTGGCCTGCGCGTACTGGCCAAATGCCTTGAGCCTTTCGACACGATCGACGTCCGGACGATCCAAGCCGACGAACCTTGCCCGGAAGCAGCGGACTTGATCCGTCGATCCGACGCCATCGTGTTGTTTGTCTGTGAAGGCGCGCAATGGATGGGCAACGACCCACGCCGTCAGGAAGCGATCGCACAGCTCGCCGCCCGCGGCGGTGGGCTAACGGCATTGCATTGGGGCATCGGCTGCCGAGAGCAGCAATTCGTGGCCCCGTTCACACAACTATTTGGTGCCTGCCACGGCGGACCGGACCGCCGCTACGAGAAGCTAGACACACGGCTGCGCCCCGCGGATCCGACGCATCCGATCGCGCGGGGACTCGAGCCGATCGATATCCACGACGAGTTCTACTTTCGCCTTAAGCGCCCGCAAGGCGATTCCCAGCCGCAGGCGCTGTTAACGGCTGCGATCGACGGGCAAGACGAAACCGTATCGGTCGCCTGGCAACGTCCCGACGGCGGACGCTCGTTCGGATTTACCGGCCTGCACTTTCATGACAACTGGCGACAGCAGTTTTACCGGCGCCTAGTCACCCAGGGCGTGCTGTGGACGCTGAAAGTCGATATCCCAACTACGGGAATAAACGTCGACGTTCCGGAAGATGTGCTCAAGCTGGAGTGA